AATATCGGCGGATACGCTGCAATGGAATCTTTCGAGGGATCGCTTCACCACCGTTGGGGAACTTTCAACTTCACGCACTCAGCGACGACAGCAGGTGAAGATCGGAGCGCAGAATCCTTCGCCATCATCCCCTCCAGCGGCACCGGCGAACTGAGTGGAATCTCAGGCGACGGGGGGATCGCCGTCGACCCCGACGGAACCCACCGGCTCTGGTTCGATTACCACCTTCCCAAATGAACGCCAACCCTGCTCGCCGCACTGAGCGGCGAGACCGCTCGGCCGAGGGAGGTAGCGGGCCTCGACGGGTGAACGCACGGGAACCGGAGGCGCAAGTGATCGTGCTCAACGGCGGA
Above is a window of Propioniciclava coleopterorum DNA encoding:
- a CDS encoding DUF3224 domain-containing protein — translated: MRATGTFTVEAFTPIEPPLNAGPETGTPVAVATMEKRFAGDITGRSTTLFTYALDPASNIGGYAAMESFEGSLHHRWGTFNFTHSATTAGEDRSAESFAIIPSSGTGELSGISGDGGIAVDPDGTHRLWFDYHLPK